A window of the Streptomyces griseochromogenes genome harbors these coding sequences:
- a CDS encoding radical SAM protein → MVNSRAVLAPLGERECAGGDYSMSTPNGPTDVIWDMTYSCPLRCVHCYSESGRRPSRQLDHDRMLQVADALIAMRPMGIALTGGEPLLVKGLLDVARRIADAGIAVLLYTSGWNVDQALAADLLNVFHRIAVSLDGATADVHDRIRGRARSFERAIRTLSLLDEASQDFTARGRAIATFGIDCSLMRSNIHQLEAFCTDIAPRFPAMRHLIFGVTVPSGLANRAGFAELELLTDDQVRDTASSGQLTRLRSLAPDTLDISIEDNRMLLMHPDDLARGRSLPVLQVEPDGAVRAMPIYEGTVGNMLDEDPDVLWQRALDRRSHPFVVETLRPVRTMREWAEAARRIDQYFGTVEDGARIGRRPAYR, encoded by the coding sequence ATGGTCAATTCCCGAGCGGTTCTGGCGCCGTTGGGCGAACGGGAATGTGCGGGAGGGGACTATTCGATGAGTACGCCGAACGGGCCCACTGATGTCATCTGGGACATGACCTATTCCTGTCCGCTGCGCTGTGTGCATTGTTACTCGGAATCCGGGCGCCGACCGTCTCGGCAGCTCGACCACGACCGCATGCTCCAAGTGGCCGATGCGCTGATTGCCATGCGCCCCATGGGCATCGCACTGACCGGTGGTGAGCCCCTCCTCGTCAAGGGCCTGCTCGACGTCGCCCGGCGCATCGCGGATGCGGGCATCGCCGTACTGCTCTACACCAGCGGGTGGAACGTCGACCAGGCTTTGGCCGCGGACCTCTTGAACGTCTTCCACCGTATCGCCGTGAGCCTGGACGGTGCCACCGCCGATGTGCACGACCGGATCAGGGGCCGTGCCCGGTCTTTCGAGCGTGCGATCAGGACGCTCTCCCTCCTCGACGAGGCCTCCCAGGACTTCACCGCGCGCGGTCGAGCCATCGCCACCTTCGGGATCGACTGCTCACTGATGCGGAGCAACATCCATCAACTTGAGGCGTTCTGCACGGACATCGCGCCGCGCTTTCCCGCGATGCGGCATCTGATCTTCGGAGTGACGGTGCCTTCCGGTCTGGCCAACCGGGCCGGATTCGCCGAACTCGAGCTTCTCACGGACGACCAGGTCCGCGATACGGCGAGTTCCGGGCAGCTCACGCGCCTGCGATCCCTCGCGCCGGACACGCTGGACATCTCCATCGAGGACAACCGCATGCTGCTGATGCACCCCGACGACCTCGCCCGGGGCCGGTCTCTGCCCGTTCTCCAGGTGGAACCGGACGGCGCGGTGCGGGCCATGCCGATCTACGAGGGCACCGTGGGAAACATGCTGGACGAGGACCCTGACGTCCTGTGGCAGCGGGCCCTTGACCGACGCAGTCATCCCTTCGTCGTGGAAACGCTCAGGCCGGTGCGCACCATGCGGGAATGGGCGGAGGCCGCGCGACGCATCGACCAGTATTTCGGCACTGTCGAGGACGGCGCCAGGATCGGCCGGCGCCCCGCGTATCGCTGA
- a CDS encoding IclR family transcriptional regulator, whose product MLEALADTNEAGLAALAASSGLPKTTAYRLLDQLVALGAVERQGTRYRTGSRMFRLGRGWQPHPGLRAAARQPLRQLAGATGASVCLCVLREGRTMAATGIPGIVDELAPVRAGASWPWTTAAGRLLVAMGPQALLMGPLPPSWRRQSADIQENGVAVDREELVPGVCCVAVPVAQPRGQVVGALCAMVEPERDLRRLTHIVTQAGRTIGAGLRQSC is encoded by the coding sequence TTGCTGGAGGCGCTGGCGGACACGAACGAGGCGGGTCTGGCCGCACTGGCCGCGAGCAGCGGCCTGCCCAAGACGACCGCCTACAGGCTGCTGGATCAACTCGTCGCGCTCGGTGCCGTCGAACGCCAGGGCACCCGCTACCGGACAGGGTCACGGATGTTCCGGCTGGGGCGTGGATGGCAGCCACACCCTGGGCTGCGGGCCGCGGCCCGGCAACCGCTGCGGCAGCTGGCGGGCGCGACCGGCGCGAGCGTGTGTCTGTGTGTGCTGCGGGAGGGCCGGACCATGGCGGCCACGGGAATCCCCGGGATCGTCGACGAACTGGCCCCCGTGCGAGCGGGCGCGAGCTGGCCATGGACGACCGCGGCGGGAAGACTGCTGGTGGCGATGGGGCCGCAGGCGCTCCTGATGGGCCCGCTCCCGCCTTCCTGGAGGCGGCAGTCGGCGGACATCCAGGAGAACGGGGTGGCTGTGGACCGCGAGGAGCTGGTGCCGGGGGTGTGCTGCGTCGCCGTGCCCGTGGCGCAGCCGCGCGGCCAGGTCGTCGGCGCCCTGTGCGCGATGGTCGAACCCGAACGGGATCTGCGACGGCTGACGCACATCGTCACACAGGCGGGCCGGACGATCGGAGCGGGCCTGCGTCAATCCTGCTGA
- a CDS encoding PPOX class F420-dependent oxidoreductase, whose amino-acid sequence MTALSKHIRERIEVPNIWYVATVDADGAPHVSPMWVGLEGDLVFFNTAVGRVKERNLRRDPRVCLSHAHQDDPYDRVQIRGRVVRFVEGPEADRNMDRLAVKYVGTERFEWGIPGERRVVVFVEPTKVRHVVGVEPLPPGAPGAEDPPAPGRRTY is encoded by the coding sequence ATGACTGCTCTGTCGAAGCACATCCGCGAGAGGATCGAAGTCCCGAACATCTGGTACGTCGCCACGGTCGATGCAGACGGGGCGCCACATGTGAGCCCGATGTGGGTCGGTCTGGAGGGCGATCTGGTCTTCTTCAACACCGCCGTCGGGCGCGTCAAGGAACGCAACCTCCGGCGTGATCCGCGCGTGTGCCTGTCCCACGCGCACCAGGACGACCCTTACGACCGCGTCCAGATCCGCGGCCGGGTCGTCCGGTTCGTCGAGGGACCGGAGGCGGACCGGAACATGGACCGGCTGGCGGTCAAGTACGTCGGTACCGAGCGGTTCGAATGGGGAATCCCGGGCGAACGACGTGTCGTGGTGTTCGTCGAGCCGACGAAGGTGCGGCACGTGGTCGGCGTCGAGCCCCTTCCCCCGGGTGCACCCGGTGCGGAGGACCCGCCCGCACCCGGTCGGAGGACGTACTGA
- a CDS encoding alpha/beta fold hydrolase encodes MGAHPRAESLDPAPPDADAMDGTPPRRRPRIRRWLRRLALGCAVLLAVLTTASFVFNACTAQRAAPPRGLRYVQAADIRTRYRTWGTTGSPIVLVHGAFEQVDTWSRLAPLLAHDHRVYALDLTGDGYSQRRGPYTVGHFTRQLLGFLKAMHLGGPDQRPLLVGHSSGAAVVTEAALRAPGRIGSVMLLDGDALDTGAGPPPGLKYVLFDPYRTSLLRLGLGADSLIRSVYDAQCGPACPPLDAAGLDQWRRPLRVQGAESALWSMLGQGVPGLPAHQVAQLSALRIPKSVVFGARDDVFSAQTPQQTARRIGAPPPTLIPDARHLTLVSHPRQVAVAVEALAARSA; translated from the coding sequence GTGGGTGCCCACCCCCGGGCCGAGTCACTCGACCCCGCACCACCGGATGCCGATGCCATGGACGGCACACCACCGCGGCGGCGCCCTCGGATCAGGCGGTGGCTGCGACGCCTGGCGCTGGGCTGTGCCGTCCTGCTGGCAGTCCTCACAACGGCCTCGTTCGTCTTCAACGCCTGCACGGCACAACGCGCAGCGCCTCCCCGGGGCTTGCGCTACGTCCAGGCGGCCGACATACGCACCCGCTACCGGACCTGGGGCACGACTGGCTCGCCCATCGTCCTCGTCCACGGTGCCTTCGAGCAGGTGGACACCTGGTCACGACTCGCTCCGCTCCTCGCACACGACCACCGGGTGTACGCACTGGACCTGACCGGAGACGGCTACAGCCAGCGCCGCGGCCCCTACACCGTCGGCCACTTCACCCGGCAACTGCTGGGTTTCCTCAAGGCCATGCACCTCGGCGGACCGGACCAACGCCCCCTGCTGGTGGGGCACTCCAGCGGAGCCGCCGTCGTCACGGAGGCGGCATTGCGCGCCCCGGGGCGGATCGGAAGCGTGATGCTGCTCGACGGAGACGCCTTGGACACCGGCGCCGGTCCCCCGCCGGGTCTCAAGTACGTGCTGTTCGACCCGTATCGCACCAGTTTGCTGCGGCTAGGTCTCGGCGCCGACTCGCTGATCCGCTCCGTGTACGACGCCCAGTGCGGCCCCGCCTGCCCGCCCTTGGACGCCGCGGGACTGGACCAATGGCGTCGGCCGCTGCGCGTGCAGGGTGCCGAGTCCGCGCTGTGGAGCATGCTCGGCCAGGGCGTGCCCGGTCTGCCCGCCCACCAGGTGGCCCAACTCTCCGCCCTGCGCATCCCCAAATCGGTCGTGTTCGGCGCGCGGGACGACGTGTTCAGTGCCCAGACCCCGCAGCAGACCGCCCGACGTATCGGCGCACCACCCCCTACCCTCATCCCCGACGCCCGCCACCTCACCCTGGTCTCCCACCCCCGCCAGGTGGCCGTGGCCGTCGAGGCACTCGCCGCTCGCTCCGCATAG
- a CDS encoding alpha/beta hydrolase, which yields MHISGPTAGRRVCAAVIAAMVTCSTAVTGQDLAAAGGTPTPSVPAPKLDWRACVQGSPFDCATAKVPLDYDNPRGRTIELAVVKRKATAPGRRIGTLFFNPGGPGGPGTVQMPQNYESFPREVRERFDIVSWDPRGIGSSTAVNCFASPEEAAHWNASKAAGFPVGERERAAWIAAYKDLARRCERRDPELLRHVSTADTARDLDQLRRATGEPHLTYLGISYGTFLGATYANLFPGKVRAMVLDSDWDPQAWTNHASDNAPRLTTFLRVGSDRTAAATLDRFLALCGFTTTARCAFSAGSPKATRDKFDQLMQRLRKQPVGTSTYARTVADAVTSLYIVHPGWTDLAGRLQNLWQGRVPKPSPLPHAPPVPHPNPYLGEEQATAVFCGDSPNPRDPGVYHALEEAGAARAGDAGRFWTWAAEGCATWPAVAANRYRGPWNKPTAHPVLVVGTTYDPSTPYTGAQAMAKELADARLLTHDGYGHTALINPSNCVKAHESRYLIDGTLPPVGTTCRPDTPPFPAPKPRGGVAAGGGGMAGASYGSGELGATVVAVVCGPTRGSANAVGGVGGTGRSRWNRCGASRRH from the coding sequence ATGCACATATCTGGACCGACAGCGGGCCGTCGGGTTTGTGCCGCGGTCATCGCCGCGATGGTGACCTGCTCGACCGCTGTGACCGGACAGGACCTCGCCGCGGCCGGAGGTACCCCCACACCTTCGGTGCCCGCCCCGAAGCTGGACTGGAGAGCCTGCGTCCAAGGCAGCCCGTTCGACTGCGCGACCGCGAAGGTGCCGCTGGACTACGACAACCCACGTGGTCGCACCATCGAGCTCGCAGTCGTCAAACGGAAGGCGACCGCCCCCGGTCGACGCATCGGCACCCTGTTCTTCAACCCCGGCGGACCCGGTGGGCCAGGAACGGTCCAGATGCCACAGAATTACGAGTCCTTCCCGCGCGAGGTGCGGGAGCGGTTCGACATCGTCAGCTGGGACCCCCGTGGGATCGGCAGCAGCACCGCTGTGAACTGCTTCGCGAGCCCCGAGGAAGCCGCCCACTGGAATGCGAGCAAAGCGGCGGGCTTCCCGGTGGGCGAAAGGGAGCGGGCGGCCTGGATCGCCGCGTACAAGGACCTGGCCCGGCGCTGTGAGCGGCGTGACCCCGAGCTCCTGCGTCATGTGTCGACCGCCGACACCGCTCGCGACCTCGACCAGCTCCGCCGGGCGACAGGAGAGCCACACCTCACCTACCTCGGGATCTCGTACGGCACGTTCCTGGGCGCCACCTACGCCAATCTCTTCCCGGGCAAGGTCCGCGCCATGGTCCTCGACAGCGACTGGGACCCGCAGGCCTGGACGAATCACGCGTCCGACAACGCCCCCCGGCTCACGACATTCCTGCGGGTGGGCTCGGACCGCACCGCGGCAGCGACCCTGGACAGGTTCCTCGCCCTGTGCGGGTTCACCACCACCGCCCGCTGCGCCTTCTCCGCCGGCAGCCCGAAAGCGACCCGGGACAAGTTCGACCAGCTGATGCAGCGGCTCCGGAAGCAACCCGTGGGTACGTCGACCTATGCCCGCACGGTCGCTGACGCGGTGACCAGCCTCTACATCGTTCACCCGGGGTGGACGGACCTCGCCGGCAGGCTGCAGAACCTGTGGCAGGGCCGCGTCCCGAAACCGTCCCCACTACCGCACGCACCACCGGTCCCGCACCCGAATCCGTACTTGGGCGAGGAACAGGCCACCGCGGTGTTCTGCGGCGACAGCCCCAATCCACGTGACCCCGGTGTCTACCACGCTCTGGAGGAGGCCGGCGCCGCTCGTGCGGGTGATGCCGGACGCTTCTGGACGTGGGCCGCCGAGGGGTGCGCCACCTGGCCGGCGGTCGCCGCCAACCGTTACCGCGGCCCGTGGAACAAGCCCACGGCGCACCCCGTCCTGGTGGTCGGCACCACCTACGACCCCTCCACTCCCTACACAGGCGCGCAGGCCATGGCCAAGGAACTGGCCGACGCCCGCCTGCTCACCCACGACGGATACGGGCACACGGCACTGATCAACCCCAGCAACTGCGTCAAGGCCCACGAGAGCCGCTACCTCATCGACGGCACCCTCCCGCCGGTCGGAACCACATGCCGACCGGACACGCCGCCCTTCCCCGCACCCAAGCCCAGAGGCGGCGTCGCCGCCGGCGGTGGCGGGATGGCGGGCGCCTCTTATGGGAGTGGAGAGTTGGGGGCTACTGTCGTGGCTGTCGTGTGCGGACCGACAAGGGGGTCGGCGAATGCTGTCGGAGGCGTTGGCGGCACTGGCCGCAGCCGGTGGAACCGCTGTGGTGCAAGCCGCAGGCACTGA
- a CDS encoding response regulator produces the protein MLADDQAMIRGGLKLILEDQENITVIGEAADGAEAVDLARRLRPDVCLIDIRMPKLDGIEVTRALAGPGVPDPLRVVVVTTFDLDEYVYGALHAGAVGFVLKDAGPTLLVEAVRAANAGDALISPSITLRLLRNLAPAWRTTVPKPAQQLSERETQVIRAIARGRTNQEVAAELFISLSTVKSHLATIQNKLQVRNRVEIAAWAWESRLMDNAQRPS, from the coding sequence ATGCTGGCCGACGACCAGGCGATGATCCGCGGCGGCCTGAAGCTCATCCTGGAGGACCAGGAGAACATCACCGTGATCGGCGAAGCCGCCGACGGCGCCGAGGCGGTCGACCTCGCCCGGCGGCTGCGCCCCGATGTCTGCCTGATCGACATCCGGATGCCGAAGCTGGACGGCATCGAGGTCACCCGCGCCCTGGCCGGGCCGGGCGTGCCGGACCCTCTACGAGTTGTCGTCGTCACGACGTTCGACCTTGACGAGTACGTCTACGGCGCGCTGCACGCCGGGGCGGTCGGCTTCGTCCTCAAGGACGCCGGGCCGACCCTGCTGGTCGAGGCGGTCCGCGCGGCGAACGCCGGCGACGCCCTCATCTCACCGTCGATCACGCTGCGGCTGCTGCGCAACCTCGCGCCAGCCTGGAGGACGACCGTGCCGAAGCCGGCGCAGCAGCTCTCGGAGCGTGAGACGCAAGTGATCCGGGCCATCGCGCGAGGCCGCACCAACCAGGAGGTCGCCGCCGAGCTGTTCATCTCGCTGAGCACGGTCAAGAGCCACCTGGCGACCATCCAGAACAAGCTTCAGGTCCGCAATCGAGTCGAGATCGCGGCCTGGGCCTGGGAGAGCCGACTCATGGACAACGCCCAACGACCGTCCTGA